Proteins from a single region of Pseudopedobacter saltans DSM 12145:
- a CDS encoding pectinesterase family protein translates to MDLKYAALISVLSLSLSCSSKADDTPKKEEQQIETVKYDLIVAQDGSGNFKTIQEAVNAVPSGKTKPFTIYIKNGIYKEIVTVPSSKTFVSFKGENVEKTIITYDNYAKRLNSEGKEYGTSGSASVFINGNNFTAEQITFENTSGIDAGQALAINIGAPKSAFKNCKFLGFQDTFYAGNGTLQYVTDSYIGGTVDFIFGGSTAFFENCILHSFRDGYLTAASTPQEQKYGYIFQKCKITAASDLKKASVYLGRPWRPYANVVFVECEMGGHIRPEGWHNWGNTDNEKTARYAEYESKGEGYQAGKRVSWSKQLTAEEAKLYSKQNVLGSWNPF, encoded by the coding sequence ATGGATTTGAAATACGCAGCTTTAATAAGTGTTTTATCGTTAAGCTTGTCTTGCAGCAGCAAAGCAGACGATACACCTAAAAAAGAGGAACAACAAATAGAAACTGTCAAATACGACCTGATCGTGGCGCAAGATGGATCGGGTAATTTTAAGACGATACAGGAAGCCGTAAATGCAGTACCAAGTGGGAAGACTAAACCGTTTACTATTTATATAAAAAATGGTATATATAAGGAAATAGTAACTGTACCATCTTCCAAAACATTTGTCTCTTTTAAGGGAGAAAATGTCGAAAAAACCATTATTACCTATGATAATTATGCAAAGAGACTCAATAGCGAAGGAAAAGAATATGGTACTTCCGGTTCTGCATCGGTATTTATTAACGGAAACAATTTTACTGCAGAACAGATTACTTTCGAAAATACCTCTGGTATAGATGCCGGGCAGGCATTGGCCATTAATATTGGTGCACCTAAATCAGCTTTTAAAAACTGTAAATTTCTTGGCTTTCAGGATACATTTTATGCAGGAAACGGTACGCTGCAATATGTAACAGATTCCTATATTGGCGGAACGGTAGATTTTATTTTTGGTGGTTCTACAGCTTTCTTTGAAAATTGCATCTTGCATAGTTTCAGAGATGGATATTTAACGGCCGCTTCTACACCGCAGGAACAAAAATATGGCTATATATTCCAGAAATGTAAGATAACAGCAGCATCAGACCTTAAAAAAGCGTCTGTTTACCTGGGCCGCCCGTGGAGGCCTTATGCCAATGTGGTTTTTGTGGAATGTGAAATGGGCGGACACATCAGGCCGGAAGGATGGCATAATTGGGGAAATACTGATAATGAAAAAACAGCAAGATATGCAGAATATGAGAGTAAAGGGGAAGGGTATCAGGCCGGTAAAAGAGTAAGCTGGTCTAAGCAATTAACAGCAGAAGAGGCTAAGTTATATTCTAAACAAAATGTTTTAGGAAGCTGGAATCCGTTTTAG